In Microtus pennsylvanicus isolate mMicPen1 chromosome 12, mMicPen1.hap1, whole genome shotgun sequence, the following proteins share a genomic window:
- the Tmem129 gene encoding E3 ubiquitin-protein ligase TM129 isoform X2, with protein MRVNGGYYMGMCFAASEKQLYSPGQASEAWKLFLLLAVTLPLVSCTLIYYWSWDKWTRHPLAQTLALYALPQSGWQAVASSINTEFRRIDKFATGAPGARVIVTDTWVMKVTTYRVRVAQQQDVHLTVTESRQHDLSPDSNLPVQLLTIRVASTSPAMQPFDIRLNSAEYGELCEKLHAPIRSAANVVIRQSLGDLFLETFASLVEVNPAYSVPSNQELEACIGCMQTRASVKLVKTCQEPAVGECQQCYCRPMWCLTCMGKWFASRQDPQRPDTWLASRVPCPTCRARFCILDVCCIR; from the exons ATGCGCGTCAACGGAG GCTACTACATGGGCATGTGCTTTGCAGCTTCAGAAAAGCAGCTCTACTCCCCTGGTCAGGCCTCAGAGGCCTGGAAGCTCTTCCTTCTCCTGGCCGTGACCCTTCCCCTTGTCTCCTGTACCCTGATCTACTACTGGTCCTGGGACAAGTGGACCCGACACCCACTGGCCCAAACCCTGGCCCTCTATGCCCTTCCACAGTCAGGTTGGCAAGCGGTTGCCTCTTCCATCAACACGGAGTTCCGGCGGATTGACAAGTTTGCTACTGGGGCACCCGGTGCTAGAGTGATTGTGACAGACACATGGGTAATGAAGGTGACAACATACCGTGTGCGTGTGGCTCAGCAACAGGATGTTCACTTGACTGTGACAGAGTCTCGGCAGCATGATCTCTCACCAGACTCAAACCTACCTGTACAGCTTCTTACCATACGTGTGGCCAGCACCAGCCCCGCTATGCAGCCCTTTGATATTCG GCTGAATTCAGCAGAATATGGTGAACTATGTGAGAAGCTCCACGCACCAATCCGAAGTGCAGCCAATGTGGTTATCCGCCAGAGCCTGGGTGACCTCTTCCTAGAAACATTTGCGTCGCTGGTGGAGGTCAACCCAGCCTATTCAGTGCCCAGCAACCAG GAGCTCGAGGCCTGCATAGGCTGCATGCAGACACGGGCCAGTGTGAAGCTGGTGAAGACTTGCCAGGAGCCAGCGGTGGGCGAGTGCCAGCAGTGTTACTGCCGTCCCATGTGGTGTCTCACTTGCATGGGCAAGTGGTTTGCCAGCCGCCAGGATCCCCAGCGCCCTGACACTTGGCTGGCCAGCCGTGTGCCCTGCCCTACTTGTCGTGCCCGCTTCTGCATCCTGGATGTGTGTTGTATACGCTGA
- the Tmem129 gene encoding E3 ubiquitin-protein ligase TM129 isoform X3 — MGMCFAASEKQLYSPGQASEAWKLFLLLAVTLPLVSCTLIYYWSWDKWTRHPLAQTLALYALPQSGWQAVASSINTEFRRIDKFATGAPGARVIVTDTWVMKVTTYRVRVAQQQDVHLTVTESRQHDLSPDSNLPVQLLTIRVASTSPAMQPFDIRLNSAEYGELCEKLHAPIRSAANVVIRQSLGDLFLETFASLVEVNPAYSVPSNQELEACIGCMQTRASVKLVKTCQEPAVGECQQCYCRPMWCLTCMGKWFASRQDPQRPDTWLASRVPCPTCRARFCILDVCCIR, encoded by the exons ATGGGCATGTGCTTTGCAGCTTCAGAAAAGCAGCTCTACTCCCCTGGTCAGGCCTCAGAGGCCTGGAAGCTCTTCCTTCTCCTGGCCGTGACCCTTCCCCTTGTCTCCTGTACCCTGATCTACTACTGGTCCTGGGACAAGTGGACCCGACACCCACTGGCCCAAACCCTGGCCCTCTATGCCCTTCCACAGTCAGGTTGGCAAGCGGTTGCCTCTTCCATCAACACGGAGTTCCGGCGGATTGACAAGTTTGCTACTGGGGCACCCGGTGCTAGAGTGATTGTGACAGACACATGGGTAATGAAGGTGACAACATACCGTGTGCGTGTGGCTCAGCAACAGGATGTTCACTTGACTGTGACAGAGTCTCGGCAGCATGATCTCTCACCAGACTCAAACCTACCTGTACAGCTTCTTACCATACGTGTGGCCAGCACCAGCCCCGCTATGCAGCCCTTTGATATTCG GCTGAATTCAGCAGAATATGGTGAACTATGTGAGAAGCTCCACGCACCAATCCGAAGTGCAGCCAATGTGGTTATCCGCCAGAGCCTGGGTGACCTCTTCCTAGAAACATTTGCGTCGCTGGTGGAGGTCAACCCAGCCTATTCAGTGCCCAGCAACCAG GAGCTCGAGGCCTGCATAGGCTGCATGCAGACACGGGCCAGTGTGAAGCTGGTGAAGACTTGCCAGGAGCCAGCGGTGGGCGAGTGCCAGCAGTGTTACTGCCGTCCCATGTGGTGTCTCACTTGCATGGGCAAGTGGTTTGCCAGCCGCCAGGATCCCCAGCGCCCTGACACTTGGCTGGCCAGCCGTGTGCCCTGCCCTACTTGTCGTGCCCGCTTCTGCATCCTGGATGTGTGTTGTATACGCTGA
- the Tmem129 gene encoding E3 ubiquitin-protein ligase TM129 isoform X1 yields MDSPEVTFTLAYLVFAVCFVFTPNEFYSAGLTVQNLLSGWLGSEDAAFVPYHLRRTSATLLCHSLLPLGYYMGMCFAASEKQLYSPGQASEAWKLFLLLAVTLPLVSCTLIYYWSWDKWTRHPLAQTLALYALPQSGWQAVASSINTEFRRIDKFATGAPGARVIVTDTWVMKVTTYRVRVAQQQDVHLTVTESRQHDLSPDSNLPVQLLTIRVASTSPAMQPFDIRLNSAEYGELCEKLHAPIRSAANVVIRQSLGDLFLETFASLVEVNPAYSVPSNQELEACIGCMQTRASVKLVKTCQEPAVGECQQCYCRPMWCLTCMGKWFASRQDPQRPDTWLASRVPCPTCRARFCILDVCCIR; encoded by the exons ATGGACAGCCCAGAGGTGACCTTCACTCTGGCCTACCTGGTCTTCGCCGTGTGCTTCGTGTTCACGCCCAACGAGTTCTACTCGGCCGGGCTCACCGTGCAGAACCTGTTGTCGGGCTGGCTGGGCAGCGAGGACGCCGCTTTCGTGCCCTATCACCTTCGTCGCACTTCCGCCACGCTTCTGTGTCACTCACTGCTGCCGCTGG GCTACTACATGGGCATGTGCTTTGCAGCTTCAGAAAAGCAGCTCTACTCCCCTGGTCAGGCCTCAGAGGCCTGGAAGCTCTTCCTTCTCCTGGCCGTGACCCTTCCCCTTGTCTCCTGTACCCTGATCTACTACTGGTCCTGGGACAAGTGGACCCGACACCCACTGGCCCAAACCCTGGCCCTCTATGCCCTTCCACAGTCAGGTTGGCAAGCGGTTGCCTCTTCCATCAACACGGAGTTCCGGCGGATTGACAAGTTTGCTACTGGGGCACCCGGTGCTAGAGTGATTGTGACAGACACATGGGTAATGAAGGTGACAACATACCGTGTGCGTGTGGCTCAGCAACAGGATGTTCACTTGACTGTGACAGAGTCTCGGCAGCATGATCTCTCACCAGACTCAAACCTACCTGTACAGCTTCTTACCATACGTGTGGCCAGCACCAGCCCCGCTATGCAGCCCTTTGATATTCG GCTGAATTCAGCAGAATATGGTGAACTATGTGAGAAGCTCCACGCACCAATCCGAAGTGCAGCCAATGTGGTTATCCGCCAGAGCCTGGGTGACCTCTTCCTAGAAACATTTGCGTCGCTGGTGGAGGTCAACCCAGCCTATTCAGTGCCCAGCAACCAG GAGCTCGAGGCCTGCATAGGCTGCATGCAGACACGGGCCAGTGTGAAGCTGGTGAAGACTTGCCAGGAGCCAGCGGTGGGCGAGTGCCAGCAGTGTTACTGCCGTCCCATGTGGTGTCTCACTTGCATGGGCAAGTGGTTTGCCAGCCGCCAGGATCCCCAGCGCCCTGACACTTGGCTGGCCAGCCGTGTGCCCTGCCCTACTTGTCGTGCCCGCTTCTGCATCCTGGATGTGTGTTGTATACGCTGA